Proteins found in one Primulina eburnea isolate SZY01 chromosome 16, ASM2296580v1, whole genome shotgun sequence genomic segment:
- the LOC140817478 gene encoding large ribosomal subunit protein uL11c has product MATSSLSAYGGSISISSPDVKRNRWENETALQSSLIFNSPLKASTTAQFLNNQLTLSVSSTPRPLTIISMAPPKPGGKPKKVVGVVKLALEAGKATPAPPVGPALGSKGVNIAAFCKDYNARTADKAGYVIPVEITVYDDRSFTFILKTPPASVLLLKAAGVEKGSKDPKLTKVGKITIEQLRTIAQEKLPDLNCMTIESAMRIIAGTAANMGIDIDPPILEPKVKQLV; this is encoded by the exons ATGGCTACTTCGTCTCTTTCAGCTTACGGTGGCTCCATTTCGATTTCTTCTCCAGATGTGAAGAGGAATCGATGGGAGAATGAGACTGCGCTTCAATCATCTCTAATTTTCAATTCACCCCTTAAAGCTTCCACCACTGCACAGTTCCTAAACAACCAACTCACGCTGTCCGTATCTTCTACTCCACGCCCTCTGACCATCATTTCCATGGCCCCCCCTAAACCTGGTGGGAAACCCAAAAAAG TGGTTGGGGTGGTCAAATTGGCCCTGGAGGCGGGAAAGGCGACCCCGGCTCCGCCCGTGGGTCCAGCTTTGGGTTCAAAGGGTGTTAACATAGCAGCTTTCTGTAAGGATTACAATGCTCGTACTGCTGATAAAGCCGGTTACGTCATTCCTGTCGAAATTACGGTCTACGAT GATAGGAGCTTTACGTTTATCCTGAAGACTCCACCTGCTTCTGTTTTATTGCTCAAAGCTGCTG GCGTAGAGAAAGGTTCCAAGGACCCAAAGCTGACGAAAGTCGGGAAAATCACAATCGAGCAGCTGCGAACAATCGCACAAGAAAAGTTGCCGGACCTGAATTGTATGACTATCGAGTCGGCGATGAGAATTATAGCAGGCACTGCTGCTAATATGGGAATTGACATTGACCCTCCCATTCTGGAACCAAAAGTGAAGCAACTTGTGTAG
- the LOC140816584 gene encoding metal tolerance protein A2-like isoform X3, producing the protein MDTRSSEHGHVIEVCTDVRGTERGSTGTKACGGAACGFSDAQSSSKDAQERSASMRKLLIAVALCIVFMSVEVVGGIKANSLAILTDAAHLLSDVAAFAISLFSLWAGGWEATPRQSYGFFRIEILGALVSIQMIWLLAGILVYEAIFRLIHDTGEVQGFLMFLVSAFGLLVNVIMAILLGHDHGHGHGHGHNHGHGSGHGHGHHEHDDHDHGSEDTHVHHHGVSVTYHDSRHSKHDGRHHIHDGDSTEPLLKNSVGGENESKDGHEKKKKQRNINVQGAYLHVLGDSIQSIGVMIGGAIIWYKPEWKIIDLICTLIFSIIVLGTTIRMLRNILEVLMESTPREIDATRLEKGLCDMEEVVAIHELHIWAITVGKVLLACHVKVKPEADADMVLDKVIDYIKREYNISHVTIQIERE; encoded by the coding sequence ATGGATACACGAAGTTCAGAACATGGGCATGTTATAGAGGTTTGCACGGATGTGAGAGGTACAGAGAGGGGTTCTACAGGGACCAAGGCTTGTGGGGGAGCAGCATGCGGTTTTTCTGATGCTCAGAGCAGTTCTAAAGATGCCCAAGAGCGTTCAGCATCCATGAGGAAACTCTTGATTGCGGTTGCTTTGTGCATCGTTTTTATGAGTGTTGAAGTGGTTGGAGGTATCAAAGCCAATAGTCTTGCAATATTGACTGATGCAGCACATTTACTGTCAGATGTTGCTGCTTTTGCGATTTCTTTGTTTTCACTATGGGCGGGAGGATGGGAAGCTACTCCACGCCAGTCTTACGGGTTTTTCAGAATAGAGATACTGGGGGCACTGGTCTCAATTCAGATGATTTGGCTTCTTGCCGGGATCCTTGTCTATGAAGCCATTTTTCGTCTCATACATGATACAGGTGAAGTACAAGGATTTCTGATGTTTTTGGTCTCAGCTTTTGGGTTATTAGTCAATGTTATCATGGCTATCTTGCTGGGCCATGATCATGGTCACGGACATGGCCATGGTCACAATCACGGGCATGGTTCGGGGCACGGCCATGGACATCACGAGCATGACGATCATGATCATGGCTCAGAGGATACTCATGTGCACCACCATGGAGTCAGTGTTACCTACCATGACTCAAGACACTCCAAACATGATGGGCGTCACCATATACATGATGGGGACTCTACGGAACCTTTGCTCAAGAATTCCGTTGGAGGTGAAAATGAGTCGAAAGATGGACatgagaagaagaagaagcaaCGGAATATAAACGTTCAGGGGGCTTACCTTCATGTACTTGGAGATTCCATACAAAGTATTGGTGTTATGATTGGTGGAGCTATCATATGGTATAAACCAGAGTGGAAAATTATTGATCTTATTTGTACCCTCATCTTTTCCATTATCGTGCTGGGAACCACTATTAGGATGCTACGCAACATTCTTGAGGTTCTTATGGAAAGCACTCCTAGAGAGATAGACGCAACAAGGCTCGAAAAGGGTCTGTGTGATATGGAAGAGGTCGTGGCAATTCATGAGTTGCATATCTGGGCGATCACTGTAGGAAAAGTTTTATTAGCTTGTCATGTTAAGGTCAAGCCAGAAGCTGATGCCGACATGGTGTTGGACAAAGTAATCGACTATATCAAGAGGGAATACAACATCAGTCACGTAACAATTCAAATAGAGAGAGAATGA
- the LOC140817477 gene encoding uncharacterized protein isoform X1, with the protein MSSSVAEEVEVPDLVCELDCVQGVVDALTSVRWKRHQDAVVELSEHGIVIIVEETACLQAKVYLQRELFVKYDYGAHGRPRFGVGLGLFVDCLNTFSVPGRSNILEIRYPGSDMQLLLRSVDSSNACIYAELRTRIPETISWDYNFETAGNIPTSFTVKSAALKEAIDDLEWPGSSIQINLQPSPPSVVFRGEGHGDLQIDFNYYAHMDLLIAFSCEQIISHRYKYKFLRATTSNIPSSVIRDNRGSKFTIGRGGMLKVQHLVSVAKSSVSHPHIDSTGYQQPNRIAYIEFFVKPEIEEDNDNDS; encoded by the exons ATGAGCTCGTCGGtggcggaggaggtggaggttCCGGACTTGGTGTGTGAACTGGACTGCGTCCAAGGCGTTGTCGATGCCCTCACCTCGGTCCGCTGGAAACGGCATCAA GATGCTGTTGTGGAATTATCGGAACACGGGATAGTCATAATCGTCGAGGAAACTGCTTGTCTTCAAGCTAAGGTTTATCTACAACGCGAG CTATTTGTTAAATATGATTACGGGGCTCACGGGAGGCCACGATTTGGGGTGGGCTTAGGCCTCTTTGTTGACTGTCTCAACACATTTTCTGTTCCTGGACGCTCCAACATTCTTGAAATCCGTTATCCGGGGTCTGATATGCAACTTTTGCTCCG ATCTGTTGATTCTTCTAATGCTTGCATTTATGCGGAGTTGAGGACAAGGATTCCAGAGACAATATCGTGGGACTATAATTTTGAGACTGCTGGAAACATTCCTACGAGTTTCACGGTTAAA TCTGCAGCTCTGAAGGAAGCTATCGATGATCTTGAATGGCCTGGATCAAGCATTCAGATAAATTTACAGCCATCTCCTCCATCTGTTGTCTTCAGAGGTGAAGGCCATGGGGACCTGCAG ATAGACTTCAACTACTATGCTCATATGGATCTTTTAATCGCCTTTAGTTGTGAACAGATAATATCTCACAG GTACAAGTACAAATTCCTTCGTGCAACGACTTCTAACATCCCAAGCAGTGTAATTCGGGATAATCGAGGGAGCAAGTTTACAATTGGGAGAGGTGGGATGTTGAAAGTTCAACACCTTGTTTCGGTTGCAAAGTCCAGCGTTTCGCATCCTCACATTGATTCTACTGGGTATCAACAACCCAACCGTATTGCTTACATTGAATTTTTCGTCAAGCCTGAGATAGAGGAAGATAACGATAATGATTCTTAA
- the LOC140817477 gene encoding uncharacterized protein isoform X3 — MQLLLRSVDSSNACIYAELRTRIPETISWDYNFETAGNIPTSFTVKSAALKEAIDDLEWPGSSIQINLQPSPPSVVFRGEGHGDLQIDFNYYAHMDLLIAFSCEQIISHRYKYKFLRATTSNIPSSVIRDNRGSKFTIGRGGMLKVQHLVSVAKSSVSHPHIDSTGYQQPNRIAYIEFFVKPEIEEDNDNDS; from the exons ATGCAACTTTTGCTCCG ATCTGTTGATTCTTCTAATGCTTGCATTTATGCGGAGTTGAGGACAAGGATTCCAGAGACAATATCGTGGGACTATAATTTTGAGACTGCTGGAAACATTCCTACGAGTTTCACGGTTAAA TCTGCAGCTCTGAAGGAAGCTATCGATGATCTTGAATGGCCTGGATCAAGCATTCAGATAAATTTACAGCCATCTCCTCCATCTGTTGTCTTCAGAGGTGAAGGCCATGGGGACCTGCAG ATAGACTTCAACTACTATGCTCATATGGATCTTTTAATCGCCTTTAGTTGTGAACAGATAATATCTCACAG GTACAAGTACAAATTCCTTCGTGCAACGACTTCTAACATCCCAAGCAGTGTAATTCGGGATAATCGAGGGAGCAAGTTTACAATTGGGAGAGGTGGGATGTTGAAAGTTCAACACCTTGTTTCGGTTGCAAAGTCCAGCGTTTCGCATCCTCACATTGATTCTACTGGGTATCAACAACCCAACCGTATTGCTTACATTGAATTTTTCGTCAAGCCTGAGATAGAGGAAGATAACGATAATGATTCTTAA
- the LOC140816584 gene encoding metal tolerance protein A2-like isoform X2, translated as MRDPESAVLVRESPLNLMDTRSSEHGHVIEVCTDVRGTERGSTGTKACGGAACGFSDAQSSSKDAQERSASMRKLLIAVALCIVFMSVEVVGGIKANSLAILTDAAHLLSDVAAFAISLFSLWAGGWEATPRQSYGFFRIEILGALVSIQMIWLLAGILVYEAIFRLIHDTGEVQGFLMFLVSAFGLLVNVIMAILLGHDHGHGHGHGHNHGHGSGHGHGHHEHDDHDHGSEDTHVHHHGVSVTYHDSRHSKHDGRHHIHDGDSTEPLLKNSVGGENESKDGHEKKKKQRNINVQGAYLHVLGDSIQSIGVMIGGAIIWYKPEWKIIDLICTLIFSIIVLGTTIRMLRNILEVLMESTPREIDATRLEKGLCDMEEVVAIHELHIWAITVGKVLLACHVKVKPEADADMVLDKVIDYIKREYNISHVTIQIERE; from the exons ATGCGAGATCCCGAGTCTGCTGTGCTAGTTCGTGAGTCGCctttgaattta ATGGATACACGAAGTTCAGAACATGGGCATGTTATAGAGGTTTGCACGGATGTGAGAGGTACAGAGAGGGGTTCTACAGGGACCAAGGCTTGTGGGGGAGCAGCATGCGGTTTTTCTGATGCTCAGAGCAGTTCTAAAGATGCCCAAGAGCGTTCAGCATCCATGAGGAAACTCTTGATTGCGGTTGCTTTGTGCATCGTTTTTATGAGTGTTGAAGTGGTTGGAGGTATCAAAGCCAATAGTCTTGCAATATTGACTGATGCAGCACATTTACTGTCAGATGTTGCTGCTTTTGCGATTTCTTTGTTTTCACTATGGGCGGGAGGATGGGAAGCTACTCCACGCCAGTCTTACGGGTTTTTCAGAATAGAGATACTGGGGGCACTGGTCTCAATTCAGATGATTTGGCTTCTTGCCGGGATCCTTGTCTATGAAGCCATTTTTCGTCTCATACATGATACAGGTGAAGTACAAGGATTTCTGATGTTTTTGGTCTCAGCTTTTGGGTTATTAGTCAATGTTATCATGGCTATCTTGCTGGGCCATGATCATGGTCACGGACATGGCCATGGTCACAATCACGGGCATGGTTCGGGGCACGGCCATGGACATCACGAGCATGACGATCATGATCATGGCTCAGAGGATACTCATGTGCACCACCATGGAGTCAGTGTTACCTACCATGACTCAAGACACTCCAAACATGATGGGCGTCACCATATACATGATGGGGACTCTACGGAACCTTTGCTCAAGAATTCCGTTGGAGGTGAAAATGAGTCGAAAGATGGACatgagaagaagaagaagcaaCGGAATATAAACGTTCAGGGGGCTTACCTTCATGTACTTGGAGATTCCATACAAAGTATTGGTGTTATGATTGGTGGAGCTATCATATGGTATAAACCAGAGTGGAAAATTATTGATCTTATTTGTACCCTCATCTTTTCCATTATCGTGCTGGGAACCACTATTAGGATGCTACGCAACATTCTTGAGGTTCTTATGGAAAGCACTCCTAGAGAGATAGACGCAACAAGGCTCGAAAAGGGTCTGTGTGATATGGAAGAGGTCGTGGCAATTCATGAGTTGCATATCTGGGCGATCACTGTAGGAAAAGTTTTATTAGCTTGTCATGTTAAGGTCAAGCCAGAAGCTGATGCCGACATGGTGTTGGACAAAGTAATCGACTATATCAAGAGGGAATACAACATCAGTCACGTAACAATTCAAATAGAGAGAGAATGA
- the LOC140817477 gene encoding uncharacterized protein isoform X2: protein MSSSVAEEVEVPDLVCELDCVQGVVDALTSVRWKRHQDAVVELSEHGIVIIVEETACLQAKVYLQRELFVKYDYGAHGRPRFGVGLGLFVDCLNTFSVPGRSNILEIRYPGSDMQLLLRSVDSSNACIYAELRTRIPETISWDYNFETAGNIPTSFTSAALKEAIDDLEWPGSSIQINLQPSPPSVVFRGEGHGDLQIDFNYYAHMDLLIAFSCEQIISHRYKYKFLRATTSNIPSSVIRDNRGSKFTIGRGGMLKVQHLVSVAKSSVSHPHIDSTGYQQPNRIAYIEFFVKPEIEEDNDNDS, encoded by the exons ATGAGCTCGTCGGtggcggaggaggtggaggttCCGGACTTGGTGTGTGAACTGGACTGCGTCCAAGGCGTTGTCGATGCCCTCACCTCGGTCCGCTGGAAACGGCATCAA GATGCTGTTGTGGAATTATCGGAACACGGGATAGTCATAATCGTCGAGGAAACTGCTTGTCTTCAAGCTAAGGTTTATCTACAACGCGAG CTATTTGTTAAATATGATTACGGGGCTCACGGGAGGCCACGATTTGGGGTGGGCTTAGGCCTCTTTGTTGACTGTCTCAACACATTTTCTGTTCCTGGACGCTCCAACATTCTTGAAATCCGTTATCCGGGGTCTGATATGCAACTTTTGCTCCG ATCTGTTGATTCTTCTAATGCTTGCATTTATGCGGAGTTGAGGACAAGGATTCCAGAGACAATATCGTGGGACTATAATTTTGAGACTGCTGGAAACATTCCTACGAGTTTCACG TCTGCAGCTCTGAAGGAAGCTATCGATGATCTTGAATGGCCTGGATCAAGCATTCAGATAAATTTACAGCCATCTCCTCCATCTGTTGTCTTCAGAGGTGAAGGCCATGGGGACCTGCAG ATAGACTTCAACTACTATGCTCATATGGATCTTTTAATCGCCTTTAGTTGTGAACAGATAATATCTCACAG GTACAAGTACAAATTCCTTCGTGCAACGACTTCTAACATCCCAAGCAGTGTAATTCGGGATAATCGAGGGAGCAAGTTTACAATTGGGAGAGGTGGGATGTTGAAAGTTCAACACCTTGTTTCGGTTGCAAAGTCCAGCGTTTCGCATCCTCACATTGATTCTACTGGGTATCAACAACCCAACCGTATTGCTTACATTGAATTTTTCGTCAAGCCTGAGATAGAGGAAGATAACGATAATGATTCTTAA
- the LOC140816584 gene encoding metal tolerance protein A2-like isoform X1: MSGESKRSVHESTTQKVFAEMDTRSSEHGHVIEVCTDVRGTERGSTGTKACGGAACGFSDAQSSSKDAQERSASMRKLLIAVALCIVFMSVEVVGGIKANSLAILTDAAHLLSDVAAFAISLFSLWAGGWEATPRQSYGFFRIEILGALVSIQMIWLLAGILVYEAIFRLIHDTGEVQGFLMFLVSAFGLLVNVIMAILLGHDHGHGHGHGHNHGHGSGHGHGHHEHDDHDHGSEDTHVHHHGVSVTYHDSRHSKHDGRHHIHDGDSTEPLLKNSVGGENESKDGHEKKKKQRNINVQGAYLHVLGDSIQSIGVMIGGAIIWYKPEWKIIDLICTLIFSIIVLGTTIRMLRNILEVLMESTPREIDATRLEKGLCDMEEVVAIHELHIWAITVGKVLLACHVKVKPEADADMVLDKVIDYIKREYNISHVTIQIERE; the protein is encoded by the exons ATGAGTGGCGAAAGCAAACGGAGCGTACACGAATCGACAACCCAAAAGGTTTTTGCCGAG ATGGATACACGAAGTTCAGAACATGGGCATGTTATAGAGGTTTGCACGGATGTGAGAGGTACAGAGAGGGGTTCTACAGGGACCAAGGCTTGTGGGGGAGCAGCATGCGGTTTTTCTGATGCTCAGAGCAGTTCTAAAGATGCCCAAGAGCGTTCAGCATCCATGAGGAAACTCTTGATTGCGGTTGCTTTGTGCATCGTTTTTATGAGTGTTGAAGTGGTTGGAGGTATCAAAGCCAATAGTCTTGCAATATTGACTGATGCAGCACATTTACTGTCAGATGTTGCTGCTTTTGCGATTTCTTTGTTTTCACTATGGGCGGGAGGATGGGAAGCTACTCCACGCCAGTCTTACGGGTTTTTCAGAATAGAGATACTGGGGGCACTGGTCTCAATTCAGATGATTTGGCTTCTTGCCGGGATCCTTGTCTATGAAGCCATTTTTCGTCTCATACATGATACAGGTGAAGTACAAGGATTTCTGATGTTTTTGGTCTCAGCTTTTGGGTTATTAGTCAATGTTATCATGGCTATCTTGCTGGGCCATGATCATGGTCACGGACATGGCCATGGTCACAATCACGGGCATGGTTCGGGGCACGGCCATGGACATCACGAGCATGACGATCATGATCATGGCTCAGAGGATACTCATGTGCACCACCATGGAGTCAGTGTTACCTACCATGACTCAAGACACTCCAAACATGATGGGCGTCACCATATACATGATGGGGACTCTACGGAACCTTTGCTCAAGAATTCCGTTGGAGGTGAAAATGAGTCGAAAGATGGACatgagaagaagaagaagcaaCGGAATATAAACGTTCAGGGGGCTTACCTTCATGTACTTGGAGATTCCATACAAAGTATTGGTGTTATGATTGGTGGAGCTATCATATGGTATAAACCAGAGTGGAAAATTATTGATCTTATTTGTACCCTCATCTTTTCCATTATCGTGCTGGGAACCACTATTAGGATGCTACGCAACATTCTTGAGGTTCTTATGGAAAGCACTCCTAGAGAGATAGACGCAACAAGGCTCGAAAAGGGTCTGTGTGATATGGAAGAGGTCGTGGCAATTCATGAGTTGCATATCTGGGCGATCACTGTAGGAAAAGTTTTATTAGCTTGTCATGTTAAGGTCAAGCCAGAAGCTGATGCCGACATGGTGTTGGACAAAGTAATCGACTATATCAAGAGGGAATACAACATCAGTCACGTAACAATTCAAATAGAGAGAGAATGA